Proteins from a genomic interval of uncultured Desulfuromusa sp.:
- the rho gene encoding transcription termination factor Rho, with amino-acid sequence MNLKDLKKTKIAELIALGKELKLDEIGGMRRQDLIYSILKATAAQKKAIFGEGVLEILPDGFGFLRAPDANYLPGPDDIYISPSQIRRFALRTGDTVAGQIRPPKEGERYFALLKVAEVNFEDPAKMRDKTFFDNLTPLFPDERLVLETTSENQATRVIDLAAPIGKGQRGIIVAPPRTGKTVLLQNIANAISVNHPEVYLIVLLIDERPEEVTDMLRNVNGEVISSTFDEPANRHVQVAEMVIEKARRLVEHKRDVVILLDSLTRLARAYNTIVPSSGKILSGGVDAHALHKPKRFFGAARNIEEGGSLTIIATALIDTGSKMDEVIFEEFKGTGNMELHLDRRLADKRTYPAMDINRSGTRKEDLLLDAAQLQRIWLLRRVLSSMNTVDSMEFLLEKMAETKTNEEFLDSMNQ; translated from the coding sequence ATGAACCTGAAAGACTTGAAAAAGACAAAAATAGCTGAGCTGATTGCCCTGGGTAAAGAGCTCAAACTGGATGAGATTGGTGGTATGCGTCGGCAGGATCTGATCTATTCAATCCTGAAGGCGACCGCTGCTCAGAAAAAAGCTATTTTTGGTGAAGGAGTACTGGAGATTCTGCCCGATGGCTTTGGTTTCCTGCGAGCGCCGGATGCCAACTACTTGCCGGGGCCGGATGATATTTATATCTCCCCCTCCCAGATCAGACGCTTTGCTTTACGTACCGGTGACACTGTTGCCGGACAGATCAGACCGCCAAAAGAAGGGGAGCGTTATTTTGCTCTGCTCAAGGTGGCAGAGGTTAACTTTGAAGATCCGGCAAAAATGCGGGACAAAACCTTTTTTGACAATTTAACTCCATTATTTCCGGATGAGCGGCTGGTTCTGGAAACGACCTCTGAAAATCAGGCGACCCGGGTGATTGATCTGGCAGCTCCGATCGGCAAAGGGCAGAGAGGGATTATTGTTGCACCACCTCGGACGGGTAAAACCGTTCTGCTTCAGAATATCGCCAATGCGATTTCAGTGAACCATCCGGAAGTCTACCTGATTGTTCTTTTGATTGATGAGCGCCCCGAAGAAGTGACCGATATGCTCCGTAACGTCAATGGTGAAGTCATTTCGTCAACCTTTGACGAACCGGCTAATCGTCACGTCCAGGTTGCTGAAATGGTTATTGAGAAGGCGCGTCGTCTGGTGGAGCATAAGCGCGATGTTGTGATTTTACTTGATTCTCTGACCCGCCTTGCTCGTGCTTACAATACAATTGTGCCTTCTAGTGGCAAGATTCTTTCCGGTGGTGTTGATGCCCATGCGTTACATAAGCCTAAGCGTTTCTTTGGAGCGGCCCGAAATATTGAAGAAGGGGGGAGTTTGACGATTATCGCAACCGCCCTGATCGATACAGGCAGCAAGATGGATGAGGTTATTTTTGAGGAATTCAAGGGGACCGGTAACATGGAGCTCCACCTTGATCGACGTTTGGCTGATAAAAGAACTTATCCTGCGATGGATATCAATCGTTCCGGAACCCGGAAAGAAGATTTGTTGCTGGACGCTGCTCAGTTGCAACGTATATGGCTGTTGCGCCGGGTTCTGTCATCAATGAATACGGTTGACAGTATGGAATTTCTGCTGGAAAAGATGGCGGAAACAAAGACAAACGAGGAATTTTTGGATTCGATGAACCAATAA
- the rpmE gene encoding 50S ribosomal protein L31, whose product MKEGIHPKYEACSVRCDCGNTFETSSTLGKEIHTEICSACHPFYTGKQKLIDTAGRIERFRKKYAQK is encoded by the coding sequence ATGAAAGAAGGTATCCATCCTAAGTATGAAGCCTGTTCCGTCCGCTGTGATTGCGGGAACACTTTTGAAACCAGTTCAACTCTTGGTAAAGAGATTCACACGGAAATCTGTTCTGCGTGCCATCCGTTCTACACGGGTAAACAGAAGCTGATTGATACCGCTGGTCGGATCGAGCGCTTCCGTAAAAAGTACGCCCAGAAATAA